A stretch of DNA from Oreochromis aureus strain Israel breed Guangdong linkage group 10, ZZ_aureus, whole genome shotgun sequence:
ATTTTCTGTGATCTCCCAGCACAGAAAcgatgctctctctctcttatgtTCGTCTGCTTTtgcaaacccccccccccaaaaaaagaaaaacagtattCGGGACAGCCCTACATATGAGTACCCTTGACAACTGACAGTGTGGCAACCCACACAGATTGTCCTCTCTATTCAGGTTTGCACATTTGCTGTGTACTTTGTCCACCAGAAAAATATGCCGTGTAAAAAGAAGCAgcatagttttcacacagctctTCATTTctacattgtttttttctttataaaaagAATTCAATAAATTTATTTCCTCAAACAGAGATTGAGATCAACAAACGGACCAACTGTTGTGTGGGTAACCAGATAACTCAGATTCCCTGTTTGGTGGAAACTGTCACTGTTTACACATTAACACTGAACAGCCTGGAACAGCAGTCCTCACCGGGGCGGCAGGGTCTGGCTCGAGCCGCAGCTGCTCTGCCCACCAGGTCGAGCTCGCTGGGTTTATGACAAGCTGCCATCTCTGAATCGCTGTGATGAGACGGCAGCTCTTCAGTGCCGAAGGCCCCAGATGGGCCAGGCCTGGGCTCTGCTGACCCCCGCGCCTCCAGCACTTGACACTTGACGTCGGCCATCTTGCTGCGGACCTCAGCCATCTGAGCCTTGAGGCGGATGAGGACCCCCGAGTCTGGAGCCGATCGTCGCACCACCTGCGGACGCCGCTCTCGTTCCTTCCTTGAGTGAGGGTGAGCTGAAGACACAAGAAACAAGTTGGAGAAGCAGAAAAGGTGAAGCCCCAAACATATAGCTTACAACTATGTTTGGGGCTATGGTCTCAAGCTGCATGGTGGTTCAGGGACCAATCAGAGCCTCCCTGTTGGTATTGTGAAAAATCTAAACATCAAATGTACCTAAAGTGTTTTCACAAACCGCATGGCAGTTATGCTAAGTCCGGTTTAAATCCTCCAAATACTCAGGAAAACACTTCAATGTTTCCTTTATTACCTCCTTTAGCAGAGAATAGCGTCTCACAATTCACAACAAGTGGTGCAGCTCACATAAATGTTAATTAACAGTCTGTTTCCTATTTCATGCAATAAACTGCTGCACTAAAGGTCTCAATGTGGCAAACATCTTATTTtactttatattgttttttaatgacctGTAAAAGTACATAAGATGAGATTTTTGTAGTCCTTCAGATCACTGTCGTTTCAGACTTAATAACATCTGCTGTTACACGGTGCGAGGGTAGTTTGTTTCcctaaaaactgtttttctctttccacCTTTCTTCAACGCTTTTAATCGATCAGGTCAAGAGAAAGTGGTTACAAAAGGATGCTGGTGGTAATGGTTTTGACCATTTGTAGCcatttaaaaagataaaacagGTGCTGATACGACTCCAGACAATTCTCAACTCCATTATTTTCTAATCAGGAACATTTTGCTAAAGTGTGATTGGTTAGATGTTCATTTTACGGTGCTGAACGTGCCACTTAAATTTTCATATAAACAAAAGAATTTCACTTACATTTGTTGTTATTCAAAAGCCTTACAGTATATTCACATTAGTTAATATTACCCTGGGAGCCATTTGTAAGAATTGCGGAGGTTGTTGTTGATCTTGATCCTGTGTGAATTTGAGATGTCTgcaatttttaaagaaaaaaaaaactacaacaaattAGCTCCAATGTTTCTCCTAGCAGAGGTGCTGTGACAATATTAATCCCAAGCAAACTAATTTTggtctttttctttgttcttttcacAAAATTCTTGGTGCTGGCTGCAcccttcttcctctttcctGTGAGTTTAATTTTCCACcctgaaaattaaaaattaaaagtttggCCTGAAGTATTTTAGATGTAAATTCTTGTCCATAGAAAGCAGCAAAACCTATTCATATCGAAAGCAAGTTCAAATCCATCAGAAGAGAAAAGGATGAGATTGATAAGCATGCAGTGAGGAGCGCACACAGCAGTTATCAAGTAGATCATGATCAGTAAAACTTAGTCTGAAACTGATGACCACAGATCAAAGTAAACTCCACTAAACAGAGATTTCGCTCATCCTGTATGACTCCCACAAAAGTGGatgggtgggggggtggggtcACACGAGGCTCGCTGGTAAACCTAATCCTGGGCAAACACAGTGTTTATCCCCAAAGCCTACAGAACATCCTACATGTGTTTTCTATGCTTAAATATGTTGAAACTAGTGCTGTTTACtagtagtgaccgaaagaacgagatcgcggatacaagcggcagaaatgagcttcctccgaagggtggctggcctctcccttagaaatagggtgagaagttcggccatccgggaggggctcagagtagagccgctgctcctccacatcgaaaggagccagttgaggtggttcgggcatctgacaaggatgcctcctgggcgcctcctgggtgaggtgttcgggcatgtcccaccgggaggaggcccagggcagacccaggacgcgctggagagattatatctctcggctggcctgggaacgccttggtgttcccccggatgagctggaggaggtggctggggagagggaggtctgggcttctctgcttaggctgctgcccccgcgacccgatctcggataaagcggatgaggatggatggatagtgcTGTTTACATGTTAACCTATGATCTTacaaagtgttttttattttgaggaACCCCTGTGTCAGAGTTTCAGTAATGACTCCCAGTTTAGTGGGATCTTGTCAGCATGCTTACATACCTTGGCTGTGGAGGAGAGACACTGGAGGCCGAGGCTGAAGACCCCACAGGGACTCCACGCTGCTGCGCTCCTTCAGATCCAGCAGCTGGATCAGAATGACTGGGTCGATCTCCAGGAGGCTGTTACCGCCTGGCCCAACAGCACCGGTGGCGGCAGCAGCAGAAGCGGCAGCTCCACTGCCACTACTACTACGAccggcagcagctgcagcactaCGGTGTAATGATCGCACACTGGAGCTGGAACCGCCTGCAGATCAGACACAAAAACAGGGTTCATATGGTTCATGTATAGCTGTGCTTAAATTAAAAGAGGAATAAGGGATTATGGAGTTATTATTGCTCCATTTCTCCTTCCAAATATTCATGTTTATGTGTTATTTGAGCTGTTTCTTTATATTGGAGATCTGGTGCTGTTCATTGTTACTATAggtaactaaaactaaactaaatgttATTGTGAAAAACCCTTTagtgaactgaaataaaaacttGATTCAAAAGTTAAGGACACAATATTTCCTATAGATGTTAAGTCTTTAATATGGTTAGATTTGCCAACACAAAACCTGAGGAGGTTTTAGTGTCTGAACTTCtgaaattttttaaaagaatttctttttctttttttaatctttagacCTACTGAATCTGGGATTCAAGTTTAAGTGAAGCTCAACAGAAACACTGATCTGGTTTCAAGCAGCAGTGAGTCATGTTATTATCTGTACAGTCCACATGAGTCTCTGATTGGCCGGGTTCCAGCTGCTGGGAGAGAAAATTCTCTAAAGGTTTTCCAGACAAAGAAACCTGCATCAAAAACAGAGTTACAAAACAGGCTGGAGTCTCTCGCTGAATTGTAACctaatcataaaaaaataaaaattactcCAATGTGGGATGTAAACAATATGCAGCAAAGATATGTTCAACTCTGACATCCAACACCCCCTCcccacacatgtacacacacggACACCAAGTGCTTCTATATCGGCAGGCTGCGAGGGGCATGGTGCACCAACACTGACTCATCCTCTTCATGCCTTTCAACACCAACACAGTCAAACACGCCTGAAGGAGCCGCTTTGAGGTCCACCATCGTATCGCTGTGATCTGCCTCTACAGTTGTCAAACAACACAAATAGATTCctaaaattctcaaacagagGCTGGCTTTTATTTGCCTCGACTGAGGAGACAACAGGGCCTTTATTTGAGAAAGGACAAATATTTGATGGTTACACTCCGTAAATGGAGGGAATTGTTCAGTAAACCCACTGGGCTTTTGTAACAACTTTTAGATGAACATTTTTGCCATAAAAATAATCAGATTTAACGGTTTAACTGCCCTACTGAgttacaatgaaaacaaacaccatattccatttaaataactaaaatatattaatttataCTATTAACCACAAGTTACAGCCCTCTAAGAAGAACTTAAGCAtttagaaatctttttttttccttttttaaaatcatgctTTCATGTACTATGAATTAAGACTGGCTAAATTGCACTTGTATTTTGATTTAAGAGTATCCATTTGATATTTCTAAGTAAGCAATAGAGGTTTATAATCAACTTTAATATGTGAAAATGTCCTTATTTAGAACATCTGCTGTAAATGTACAACATTACACCTTGAGTAATGTccatatttaatattactttaatTGTGTTCTGCTTTATAGTCATGCATGATTGATTTCTCCTCCTGTTGATTTATAGTTAAGAATATATTAATGAAAACTTATATTAGGACAAAATTTGCAGGAgtagaaaaaataaacagttcTTTGTTGTTCAGTagcataaaaaaaatgtgttcacaAATCACAGTTCtaagtttgtttctgtttgcatAGGTTAAATAATCCTTCAGGAACATAACAATAAAGCTGACATCTGACATTTTTAAcactgttgtgtgtttaaaaaaagaaaaaaaaaaagaaaaaagaaacacgtCAGCTGTGGGAGACTCAAATCAAACCGTTTTGTGAGTGTTTTAAATTATACCCGTGGCTCCAGCCAAGTCATCAGGAAGCTCTCCTTCTTCTGTGTCCAGGTTGCCGATGAAGTCGACATCATTCTCCCCagacctgtgaaaatatttCTGTCAGCATCCATTTCTTCGGcttaacaaagaaaccaaagccTTCTTTATGAAATTACAACCATGCACATTTTTTGTAGAAAGTTTCACAATAAAGCCATTTCTGCTCACATGGTCTCCTCGTCTATGTCATTCTCCTCAGTGTTGCTGGTGGCTGTGGAGCTCCCTGAAGTGCTGCTGCCATCCAGAGGGTTCACCTCCTCTTCTGTCAGACAGTCCACCTCCAGGTCACCGTCTGACAGCTCCTGGACAACAGAGGAGCCAGGCGATTAATGAGCTGTACCCCGTGCAGGAAGACACTGGATCCCAAAAACCTCCAGCTCttattcatttgatttttaattaaaatccaatgaaatgccccataaaaagaaaatctgaacaTCAATAAATTAATAgcttcataaataaaatatctaaataatACTAAATAATTAGTAGTTTTTGACATAGTCATAAAACCTCCAGTGAAACCATGATGCCCATCACCTAAGAAAACCTGAATAAGCTCAGCTATGCACAGACACCCTCTCAAATAAGAAAACATTAAGAAGCCAATCAGCTGGTTTTTCAAAGCCAAGCAGTATTTTCCACCCTCACATTAGAGTCATCATGTTGTgtcctctcttcttcttctcctttcttaGTGTTGCTCAAAGTGGTCTGAATCTCATCATCACTCTTCACCGAGCGAGGGTCTCTTTCAGAGGTCGTGGTGCCTGCAGCGAGCCTCAGGTCAGGAGGCGAGGAGCTGCGTGAGGTCTGACGGCGAAATAGCTCGATAGCGAGCCTCTGGAATCAGAAATACAGAGATTCAGGGAATATTTTTCAGCTCAAAATAAACAGACACTTAATTATGGAAGCAACTCCAACTAGATGAGTCAGAGTGACTCAGAGACTTCATTTGGCATCTTTGAAAACTTTGGAATCTGTTTACTCTAAAACAATAGCTGACAAGAGTCAGCGAATCCTAAATTCaacaaacagttaaaaaaaaacccaaaaaacaacataCCTATAAATATAGAACACAAACACGGACAGACAGAGTACCTCTTTGAGATTGTTGATCTGCTGGATGTAGCCACTCTGGGCCGACTCCAGCTGGCTGATGTACCAGTACTGATCTCGGCACTTCTGGAAAAAGGTAGGTGAGCGAACCTGATAGCTGAGCAAAGAAAACCAATGACACTCAGTCACACTGAGATAAAAGATCTCCAACTCAACTTGATTCGACATTATTAGAATGGTGCATGCGTGTTCTCACCGGAGGAccagtgtgtctgtctgcatgttCAGGTATCCCTCACTGGCTAGAAGATCAAGCCTGAAGAAGCGGTTGTAGCCCCAGCATTCACCGACCTCAAAGTCAGAGGCGAACTCCCGAATTATGTTCTTTGTGGGGTCACTGGAGGCCTGATGGACCATCTCCACACGGTACTCATATCTACGCATATCAATGACAATATCAACACACAGGAAATGCAGCAAAAGCAGAAGAGCAGAGGATGTATTTCTTTAAAGAACTGAAAGACAATGAACGGATATTTAACACACCAAACTAGAAGTGATTAGTTTTTCAACCCAAAAGGTAAGTATTATTGAGTCCAAGTAGGATCACCTGATTTTGGTATAAATCAgctaaaaattacaaaatttgATGTAGTTTTCTAGTTAAATATTCATCCAGGGGTTCCCCTGTAGCTCCCCTGGTTGAGGAGGTAACACATGTACAAAGGGTTATGGGTTTAACTCCCCAATAAAACTAATTTTGGTGCGTCACTCAACCTCTCTCTCCACTTTTTAACGGCTTACTctttaaacatgaaaaaaaaaaaaaaagtatcatcTCCTCACTAATGCcaaattcatttttcaaacaTCCAAAATCATGTAATGTAATGGTTTTTGTTATCCTGTGTATCTATTAGGACcagattttcatttcattttaaaacaaccTTGACAATTCTATGAAAAACACTGGCTGCATTATAACTGAACATTTTTAATCTGTGCGTCTTCCTGCATGTTAACTGTAAATTATTCAAATTGGACTTTAAACCTTTTACGCAAGTCAATTTTAGCCCCAGGCTtgactgtaaaaaaataaaaaattgtcacagaaagaaaacagagcagaggAAGAATTTATTGAAAGAGCAGTCAAAGTACAACAAAATATTACATACTTTGATGTTTCGGGAAGTCCTGCAGACAGTTCGAGGAACACAGACAGATAGTTTCCACGAACCACACCGTTACCatcctgcagaaacacagagacatgtgCTGCTTTAACAAAGACAACGTGATTTCTGTCTAAATTTCTACAGTTACAATAACCAATCGATGTCAGCTAGAACTGCAGCCAGGTTTTAAAAGGAATACATCAGCCGTTTTAAACTCACTGGGTAGACTTTGAGTCTCCAGCAGAGGCCAGAGATCTGCAGGGGAGGGCTATAGACCGGGTCAGCCCGCTGCCTCAGGGTgctacaaacaaacacacatatcaAATGAGCTGAAACCCCATCAGGATGTTTTGATAGATTTCCCATTTGAAGCTTTTAACTGGTTATTATTTTTACTCGgactcattttattttgcatttatatttGAGTTTAACTTGTAACATTGTAATAGTGTGTAAAGAGATTTTAATCTCAAGGAACGTCTtagttaaataaaggttaaataaataaaaaaaaaacccacaaacagcACCTTACATCTTTCCATAGTTTATAAAATCCTCAAcaaaacttaatgatggtgtttgaAGGTAGGGAGAAGCTGATATCTGTCAGAGTCAGAGCGCCTTATTTGACTTCACTATGACCAAATGCAGCCTCAGAGATTTACCTGAAGTTGACTAGAACAAAAGTGCTGGAGTCATAGGCAGGAACCAGCTCACTGAAAGCACAAAGAGGAAAGATGACTGCACATAAAAGCACAATAATTAACCTGTGGTTTACGGTCACTGTCAGGTCATTCCCTTTAGTATTATGAGCCATAAAATTTAATcgattgatttaaaaaaaacaaaaaaacaaatgggaATCTCCTGCCACATAACATTTATTATTGATGATAATTTTTGTTATCCCTAGTAGCTACGGTATTTTGTTGCATCCTTCCTGGACCATGAAAAGTGTCCGGTGTTGCAGCTGAGGATATTACCTGGTGAAGTCTGGAGGGACGGGCGTGGTGACGAAGGACTGCATGGGTTTCCGGTGGACCTGCTGGAACATGAGGAGGATCTCTGGGCTCTTTGAGATCAGTTCGCTCTTACTGCAGGAGTGAAGCTGTTCAGCACAAACACGATACAGGAAAATCATCTCGTTACTGCCAGCAAGCAGCTAAACAATCAATGATGTGTTGATTTTTgctcagaaaaaataaacaggtAACTGAAATTCAACTACATTTTTTACTTACTTCAGTATCAGAAGAAGCAAAGTTAGAATATAAAAGTTCATtccttaaaacaaaaacaaaacagtctccCACCTGACCCCCTCAGAATCTGATTCTTTTGtacaaacattttaataaatttagAAAAATTTTACATTCATGCTATGAATATCTATGAAAAAAAAGTGCGACTTTTTAATCACTTTAAGGACCTGTAGCTCATATTGTGTGAATGTCCTCTTTTAGAATATTTTTTGGAGGCATCCAAAGTTATCGTACACAATAACTTTGAGATGGTAAATGAGATGACCCATCGCTCAACGCTGCCAGTATTTCTGTATTTAATGTGCTGTAGTATTTGCTGGCTGCTACTCTTAGTGCAGAAAAGCTCATGATTCATCACATCACATTGTAAGAAACAATCGTGCAAATACAACATGCCTGCTCGCCCGATTTGTCGTGCAACATGCTCTGCTACTcaataatgaataaaacaagTTCCCACAGTGTAAAATAAAGTGCTTACAGTGAATTCTCACCAACTCTGCAGCCATTACCTCATACTTTTGGTTTTATAGCTTGCAGATGTATTGTTTGGATACACCTCAAATTAgttgtttcctttttaaaaacagttaagaGCACAGTTGAAACTTTTAAAATACTGCACCAGACACTTGCTATAAGAGAGGATTTAAAATATACCTTGACCTTAAAGACTGGAATAGTGTTGAATCAATGAGACAGCATGTGCTGCTGTATTGTGTGTGGGGTTTCTCAGCTTTAATATTACACAACTAACAATATGCAGTAGAAAAAAAGTGAATGGAGGCTTTGATCTGCTGCAGACGACCAACCTGATGCTCCACCTCCTGCAGCAAAGACTCCAGCAGCTCCGTCTCCTGGGTCAAGGACGTCTTCTGGCCTGATGGGGAGGAACGCAGTTCTATTTTCAGTACTCTTGTGCTGAATGTCAGCCCTGATGGAAGCTGCTGAGAGCGAGTGTGTGGGAGTGCAGGTTGTGTATGTGGGCGCCAAGTGCACGGATCCACTCAGTCCAGATAAATATTTCATATGTATATTACCCGCAGCTATAAAGGGCGCCTCTCACTGCTTTCAGTGGGGAGTCTGCGTGTTTTGTTGGGTGAAGGTCTCGACCTTTAGACACATTTTAGAGCCAGTCTTGCAACAACAAGAAAACTGAACACTGCCTTGCGTCTTTAACCTGTTAAAATGATGCTTATTCTATTGGGAATGCATAACCTGGTGGTGACAGAACTGGGATTAATTTATTTAACTGTTGACTATTAATTAATGACTACAGTTAGTAAGGGTGACCCTAACACACCATTCTCTTCAGGTGActctaaatgtgttttttcagcAGTTTCATCTCTTATTTTTTGCAAAATACTGCTGAATGCTCTTTAATTCATGTTTAATTGCATTTTTAAATGGGAAAAAGATATTATGTCACTCCTGTCAGCAAAAcgttcagttttttaaaatactaAATTAGAAAATAAGAGTGGACAGCCGAAATCTGGTCATCTCAGACACGCAGTTCTGTCCGTGGGCGacgaagccccacccacctgcttttcagccaatcagaagacaaTTGTTTGACCTTGTTCTAAACAGAGTTTGAACCGTCTAACAGGCTGCAGGACATCTTTTTGAACAGCTAATCATGCAAAGCCACTCTGGTGAAGTCAAAAATATGCAGATGAAAATGAGAATAATGTGTCCTCTCCTGTAGCCTAAGAGCCAGTCATTCAATTCAGCTTACCAGAGTTCTATCAGTATTTTTACATAAAAGTAGGCAAAGTGTTCAGACATGGAaataatgagcttgaaagtggttaaaaatgtttttaaaataagattTAAGGTCAACTGTTTTTCAGATAAAAGCAA
This window harbors:
- the trim37 gene encoding E3 ubiquitin-protein ligase TRIM37, with product MDEQSVESIAEVFRCFICMEKLRDARLCPHCSKLCCFSCIRRWLTEQRAQCPHCRAPLQLRELVNCRWAEEVTQQLDTLQLCSLTKHEDNDKDKCENHHEKLSVFCWTCKKCICHQCALWGGMHGGHTFKPLVEIYEQHVTKVKEEVAKLRRRLMELISLVQEVERNVEAVRGAKDERVREIRNAVEMMIARLDNQLKNKLITLMGQKTSLTQETELLESLLQEVEHQLHSCSKSELISKSPEILLMFQQVHRKPMQSFVTTPVPPDFTSELVPAYDSSTFVLVNFSTLRQRADPVYSPPLQISGLCWRLKVYPDGNGVVRGNYLSVFLELSAGLPETSKYEYRVEMVHQASSDPTKNIIREFASDFEVGECWGYNRFFRLDLLASEGYLNMQTDTLVLRYQVRSPTFFQKCRDQYWYISQLESAQSGYIQQINNLKERLAIELFRRQTSRSSSPPDLRLAAGTTTSERDPRSVKSDDEIQTTLSNTKKGEEEERTQHDDSNELSDGDLEVDCLTEEEVNPLDGSSTSGSSTATSNTEENDIDEETMSGENDVDFIGNLDTEEGELPDDLAGATGGSSSSVRSLHRSAAAAAGRSSSGSGAAASAAAATGAVGPGGNSLLEIDPVILIQLLDLKERSSVESLWGLQPRPPVSLLHSQAHPHSRKERERRPQVVRRSAPDSGVLIRLKAQMAEVRSKMADVKCQVLEARGSAEPRPGPSGAFGTEELPSHHSDSEMAACHKPSELDLVGRAAAARARPCRPARKSLSPVLDSSSLVVKRRSPEEMEKDLRGAEAAPELSLHPKDGMGGAEGVLKADSLQGPLVSLGSTASEQPSTSKQQYTMEQQLYGASGSREDIFTLGAPSYMTSSKNCGSRSLGAAALDCESESSGNSHQSLPEGPSAQLPSCEDQPASVLVTATSSDSDTEDEALQSNNSRYDNHTPPCTGEQLLSDDMSLPADR